In Lodderomyces beijingensis strain CBS 14171 genome assembly, chromosome: 3, the genomic window TCTCCTTCTTACCAGCTTACACCAAACTAAGAAATAGTCTGCTTTGCTTAAATTGATTATCTCTAGTTAGacccaaccaaccaaccataTTAACAATGTCCACCGAAACTGCTTTATCATACGCCGCTTTGATTTTGGCCGACTCCGATATCGAGATCACCAGCGAGAAATTATTGTCATTGACTAAATCAGCTaatgttgaagttgaaggtaTCTGGGCTGACTTGTTCGCAAAGGCCTTGGAAGGTaaggacttgaaagagttcttcttcaacttctccgCTGCcccagctgctgctgccggtggtgcttctgctgctgccgccggTGGTgacgctgctgctgaagaagCTGCCCCagagaaggaagaagaagctaaGGAAGAGTCTGACGACGACATGGGATTCGGTTTATTCGATTAAACTAGTTAAACTGTCTCGttaccaaaaaaaaaaacaaacaaacaaaagaacCATTGGGTATTTTTCGTTGTTGGGTTGAATTTTCAGAGAAGGATTCatcttgtttgagttgagtAATTCCGTATATTAATAGATCCAGCCTCGGAGTCCATGTAATACTACAATCTAACTTcaaaaatcgaaaaaataaaaagatgCAATTTGTAGAAATCTCCGTTCATCATGATCTGCACATGTATCGATAGTGACCAGTCTCAGATCAATGTGACCTGAAGGATGAGTGACAAGCAAACACGAAGAGTCAATAAACTGCAGCTTCTACGGTCCCTGTGGTAATTGCTGTGTGCTGCGTGCTCTGCGGTCATTATTtctcaactccaccaaaaaTGAAGCTCGTAAATTACATTCCATCAGAGATTTCatatagagagagagacccATTCTGGCttgcagtttttttttttatcaaaaatGAGATCGTATGACCATCCCCTTTATTAAATACACAGTTATAAAATGAAAAAGGTGGTGTTTGTGATTAATgtacatcaacatcaagtgaaaaaaaaaagttttttccTACCGCGTCCCTTTTCTCTCTATCACCACTCTCCTCCCCACATCATATGGCTTACTTCTTGGActtttcagcttcagcttcagcctTTTCCTTAGCTCTCTTTTCTCTGGTACCCTTGTACTTCTTGTC contains:
- a CDS encoding ribosomal protein P1, whose amino-acid sequence is MSTETALSYAALILADSDIEITSEKLLSLTKSANVEVEGIWADLFAKALEGKDLKEFFFNFSAAPAAAAGGASAAAAGGDAAAEEAAPEKEEEAKEESDDDMGFGLFD